ACAAATTCATAGTATACTTATTTTCAGTGAGTTATGAGTTTGTTAGTTAGAAACCCCTGAAGGAGTGAGCTTTAAGTTACAAGTACACCTTATATAGTTATGAGTTTTGTTTTGCAGCTCAAAGGGTCGCTTTAGGGTTTAACAGTTGGTCAATAGACTGCAAAAACTCTTGGCAGCTTTTGCCCGGATCACTACTTTTCATAAAAGTTTCGCCAATCAAAAAGCCTTGGTAACCTACTTTATGCAAAGTCACGATTTCTTTGGCAGATTTTAAACCACTTTCCGAGATTTTGACAAACTCATTAGGAATTAATTCGGCCAGTTTGAGCGAAGTATCAATGCTTACATCAAAGGTTTTGAGGTTGCGGTTGTTTACACCTACAATAGACACATATTTGTTTAGGTGACTTTCAAGCTCTGCCTGGCTGTGCACCTCCATCAACACATCAAGCCCATACTGCTGAGCAGTTTGTGCCAGCTCTTTGAGTTGATTGGGCGACAAACAAGCCGCTATAAGTAAAATAGCGTCTGCTCCTATAGCCTTTGCCTCAATAATTTGATAAGGATCTATCATAAAATCTTTGCGTAATAATGGTATATTAACCTGCTGTCTTGCCATTATCAAATCGTGGGTAGCTCCCCCAAACGATACCGTGTCGGTGAGTACTGACATTGCTGTTACTCCTGCGTTTTGGTAATCTTTTGCTATTTGGGCAGGCTTTACCCTAGAGTTAATCTCTCCCTTAGAGGGCGAACGTCGTTTAAACTCTGCAATAATTGCTGGAGAATGTCGCTGCTCAATCGAAGATTTGAGCGAAATTATTTCACGCTTAAAAAACGGGCTTGCTTCTAGCTCGCTTACTGGAGTATTTCTTTTGGCTCCAGCTACCTCAGTTCTTTTCCTGACTACTATTTCTTCTAAAATATTCATAATGCAATGTTTTAAATGTTTTTTGTTAGTCCAGAGCGCCCACAGGGGCAAGCTTTAAGCGACAAGTCGCAAGCTAGACCCTGTTTAACTGCGTTGAGCTCATCACAGCAAACTGCTGTAGATTCGGTTCACAGGTAACTACACTTTTATATCACGTTGATTTTCAGTAACTTATAAAAAACGTAGTTAAAAGCCCCGACAGGGGGCAAGCTTTAAGCGACAAGTCGCAAGTCCTTAGATACCGATGAATATCGGTGCTATTCCCTATTCCATAGGGAGCCATCAAGTTTGTAAAATGTTGATTTTCAGTTGTTTACAAATTTGATAGTTAGAAGCACCAACAGGGGGCAAGCTTTAAGCGACAAGTCGTAAGCTATTCCCTATTCCATAGGGAGCTATCAAATTTGTAAAGTATTTATTTTCAGTTGTTTACAAATTTGATAGTTAGAAGCCCCGACAGGGGCAAGCTTCAAGCGACAAGTTGCAAGTCCTTAGATACCGATGAATATCGGTGCCCCGCAAGCGGGATGTCGGCGTAGCCTCCACTAGGCAAACCCTGTTTAACTGCGTTGAGCTCATCACAGCAAACTGCTGTAGATTCGGTTCACAGGTAACTACATCTTTGTATAACACTGATTTTCAGTATCTTACAAAAAGTGTAGTTAAAAGCATGTAGTCGCTTCGCGCCCATTCGTAATTGACCAATTTGTAATTCGTAATTAAAAAGCCAGCTAATAATTTTTACACTCCTACTCCTTCTTTACTTAAAGTCAAAAACCGCTCAAATGTTTGCAATGCTTTGCCTGAAGTCAAACTTTCTTGAGCCAATGCTACTGCATCAATCAGCGATAGTTCAGGGCGTGCCGTATGAATTGCCAGCCCAGCATTGGCACATACTACATCTTTTTGGGCTTGGGTCGAATCATTTTTGAGTACCCCTTCAAATATTTTTGCCGAAGCTGCCACCGTATCACCCCCAAACAAATCTTCGGGCTGGTAGGCTTCAAAGCCTAAATCTTCTGGAGTAAACAACTGCTCACGATTGTTGGCGTACGTCTTTACCTTGCCAGTAAGCGACACCTCATCGTAGCCATCCAATGAGTGAACAATTCTAAAGCTCTTATCCAGCTTTTGGTACAAATAAGCATACAAACGTGCCAGTTCAAGACTGAATACCCCTACAAGTTGGTTTTTAGGAAAGGCAGGATTTACCATAGGTCCCAGCATATTAAAGAATGTTTTCACCTTAAGTTCTTTGCGAATGGGCGCCACGTTTTTCATCGCTGGGTGAAACAAGGGTGCGTGTAAGAAACATATATTGGCTTCTTCTATCTGGCGACGCAATTTGTCTTTGTCATTGGTAAATTTCACTCCGAAATATTCCAGCACTGTAGAGGAACCTGATACCGATGATACCCCATGGTTTCCGTGTTTTGCCACGTGCACTCCACTGGCTGCTGTTACAAACGAGGCAAGCGTAGACACATTGAAAGTGTTTTTGCCATCCCCTCCAGTACCACACAAATCAATAGGGTTGTATTCGTTGAGGTGTACCGGAATACAAAGGTTGAGCATAGCTTCGCGAAAACCTTCCAGCTCTTCTACGCTAATGCTACGCATAATATACACGGTTAGAAAAGCCGCAATTTGCGAATGATTGTATTTGCCTTGGGCAATGTTGGTAAGCACTTCGCGGGCTTCGTCTTTAGTGAGTTTCTTATGTTCAAATAAGTGATTGAGTATTGCTTTCATTTTTATAAAAAGTCCATAGTCGGGAGTCCGTAGTCCATAGCGCCTGCAGGGGCAAGCTTCAAGCGACAAGTCGCAAGCTACTGCGTTGAGCTCATCACAGCAAATTGCTGTAGATTCGGTTCACAGGTAACTACACTTTTTCTATCATGTTGATTTTTAGTAACTTATAAAAAGCGTAGTTAAAAGTATTGCTTGGCATATATGGAGCTAGGTAACTTCAAACCATTGTTGTTTTGTAAAATTTAAAAAGTCGGGAGTCCGTAACACCCACAGGGACAGGGGCAAGCTTTAAGCGACAAGCTTCAAGTTATGCCCTGTTCCATAGACAACTGATAAATTCATAGTATGCTTATTTTCAGTGGTTTATTAGTTAAGTGATCTTTCATAAATAATTTGAGCCATTAAAGTGTATCTATTGCCCTCATTCTTCTCAAAAAAAAAGCCTCATAGCTTTGGCTATGCACCGTTTTTTTTGAATCGTCTGAGAACAATATATTTTCTTAAATTGGCACATCTTATTTTTTCCAGATCACTAAAAGCCTATCAAGCCGATAGACTCAAATTTTAAGTTGAGGGCTGCTAGAACAGCTTACACGGTTTTTATACCACATTGTGTTAAGCAACCTACAAACCCACGAATGGGAGTGTGAAGTTCAGTATAGTTACAATCGACCATTGACTGTTGACTATAAACTATTCACTAATTTCTTTTTTATCAAGGTATAATTTTCTGGAGCGGGTGTGTTCAACCAGTTGGCTAAAATCTGAATACCGTGGTCGGTTAAAATAGATTCTGGATGAAACTGTAGCCCTTTTACATCATACTGGGTATGGCTGATAGACATCACATTGCCTTCAGTATCTTTACCTGTTACTATCAGTTCGTCAGGCAAGGTACCTTCTTTGACCACCCACGAATGATAGTGCCCAATAGAAAAACTCATAGGAAACCCCTTGAATAAAGCTTCGCTGGGGTCTTGTATCTGGTTGGCAGAGGCAATGCCATGCAGCACTGTAGGCAGGTTGAGTAATTCGGCGCCAAACGCTTCGGCTATAGCCTGATGACCCAAACAAACCCCCAAAATACTCTTGGTGGGTGCATAAGTCTTGATCAGATCTAGCAAAATACCCGCTTCTTCGGGAATGCCAGGGCCAGGCGATAACAAAATCTTATCGTACTGAGCCACCGTTTCTAAGTCAATTTTATCGTTGCGATATACTTCAGGTTGGTGTCCCAAATCGCGGATCATGTGTACCAGATTGTACACAAACGAATCATAATTATCTATTACTAATACTTTCATTTTCTTTAGTTTTTTAGTTGGGAGTCGGGAGCTTCTGTGGGCTATTATTAACTCTTAGGCTTACGAGCAAACTACAATTACTATGAAAAATCAGTAAGTTGCTTGTAGAGCAGCTTCAAACTTGCAGCTTTTGCTAAAAGCACCGATTTTCATCGGCATCTAAGGACTTGAGGCTTTAGGTGCTACCAACTACTGACTTTACACTGTCTGCCGCCTCTATAGCTTTACGCAAGGCTCGAAGCTTGTTATTTACTTCTTCGAGTTCACCTTTAGGGCTCGATTTGGATACAATTCCTCCACCTGCCTGATAGTAAAGCTCGTTGTTTTTGCTCAAAAAAGAGCGAATCATAATTGCCTGATTCATTTCCCCTTTAAAGTTCAAGAAACCAATGGCACCCCCATAAAAACCTCGGTTTTGATTTTCGTATTGATCAATTAACTGAATAGCCTTGTGTTTGGGAGCCCCCGAAAGTGTTCCTGCTGGAAAGGTATCGGCAAATAGTTGAATGCCAGAGGTTTTATCATCAATGTTGGCGGTTACCTTAGACACCATGTGAATCAGGTGAGAATAGTATTGTATTTCTTTGAAAGCCTCCACCTGCACTCCACT
This sequence is a window from Microscilla marina ATCC 23134. Protein-coding genes within it:
- the trpC gene encoding indole-3-glycerol phosphate synthase TrpC, whose amino-acid sequence is MNILEEIVVRKRTEVAGAKRNTPVSELEASPFFKREIISLKSSIEQRHSPAIIAEFKRRSPSKGEINSRVKPAQIAKDYQNAGVTAMSVLTDTVSFGGATHDLIMARQQVNIPLLRKDFMIDPYQIIEAKAIGADAILLIAACLSPNQLKELAQTAQQYGLDVLMEVHSQAELESHLNKYVSIVGVNNRNLKTFDVSIDTSLKLAELIPNEFVKISESGLKSAKEIVTLHKVGYQGFLIGETFMKSSDPGKSCQEFLQSIDQLLNPKATL
- the trpD gene encoding anthranilate phosphoribosyltransferase — encoded protein: MKAILNHLFEHKKLTKDEAREVLTNIAQGKYNHSQIAAFLTVYIMRSISVEELEGFREAMLNLCIPVHLNEYNPIDLCGTGGDGKNTFNVSTLASFVTAASGVHVAKHGNHGVSSVSGSSTVLEYFGVKFTNDKDKLRRQIEEANICFLHAPLFHPAMKNVAPIRKELKVKTFFNMLGPMVNPAFPKNQLVGVFSLELARLYAYLYQKLDKSFRIVHSLDGYDEVSLTGKVKTYANNREQLFTPEDLGFEAYQPEDLFGGDTVAASAKIFEGVLKNDSTQAQKDVVCANAGLAIHTARPELSLIDAVALAQESLTSGKALQTFERFLTLSKEGVGV
- a CDS encoding anthranilate synthase component II, giving the protein MKVLVIDNYDSFVYNLVHMIRDLGHQPEVYRNDKIDLETVAQYDKILLSPGPGIPEEAGILLDLIKTYAPTKSILGVCLGHQAIAEAFGAELLNLPTVLHGIASANQIQDPSEALFKGFPMSFSIGHYHSWVVKEGTLPDELIVTGKDTEGNVMSISHTQYDVKGLQFHPESILTDHGIQILANWLNTPAPENYTLIKKKLVNSL